Proteins co-encoded in one Papaver somniferum cultivar HN1 chromosome 5, ASM357369v1, whole genome shotgun sequence genomic window:
- the LOC113277539 gene encoding uncharacterized protein LOC113277539: MAKIIASFVLLFLVFIATTTTLIKAQATKQCEYEMIINTGITRGPNYKLGVVLEAIGGASINTSNIVKNWGAMGRGYTYFLPNSSDKFRTNLPCMVANFCWIGIKGKKGELNPHWYLSNVTVSTKGDGGINRLKTFSFGSGNEIDIIYPYASDGECP, encoded by the exons ATGGCCAAAATAATCGCAAGTTTTGTACTGCTCTTTCTAGTTTTCATAGCCACCACAACTACACTAATCAAAGCTCAG gCAACTAAACAGTGCGAGTATGAAATGATCATAAACACCGGGATAACCAGAGGGCCAAATTACAAACTCGGCGTTGTACTCGAAGCGATCGGCGGTGCCAGTATCAACACTAGTAACATTGTTAAGAATTGGGGCGCTATGGGTCGAGGGTATACGTACTTTCTACCCAATTCATCGGATAAGTTTAGAACCAACTTACCTTGTATGGTGGCTAATTTCTGTTGGATTGGGATCAAAGGGAAGAAAGGAGAATTGAATCCCCACTGGTATTTAAGTAATGTCACCGTTAGCACAAAAGGCGACGGCGGTATCAATCGTTTGAAAACTTTCAGTTTTGGTAGTGGAAATGAGATCGATATCATCTATCCTTATGCTAGTGATGGAGAATGCCCATAA